The Sporocytophaga myxococcoides genome contains the following window.
TGATGATTTAAAATCACAGCTTCAGAACAAGCAGCTTTCAATTAATCAGTTGAACAAAAAGCTGTCAAACTTCAAAAAAGACTATATAATGGCAAGTGCAAGCCTTCAGTCATTATCAGCTGAAAATAAGCATCTTCAGTATGAGAAAGAAACTCTTTACAAACAGCTTCAGGAGAAAGATGACTCTATTAAAGCTCTTGTAAATGAAAAGGTGGAGTTGGCTGAGAAAGTATCTGTAGCTTCTGCATTGAAAGTTGAGTCAGTTCATATTACAGCATTAGGCCACGGAGGTAAAGAACTTAAACAAGCTCCCGCTTATAAAGCTATGGTAGTTCAGCAGGTAAAAATGTCTATTTCTCTTGCTCAGAATGATCTTGCTCAGGGGAAAAAAGAAATCTATATGCGCTTTATTGAGCCAGGTGGAGCAACTCTATTTGAAGGTGATAAAACTTTCCTTGTTAATGGTAAAAAAACCTTCTATACTGATAAGCAGACTTTGGATCTTGAGAATTCTCGCTCAACTGGTTTCCTTTATATGAAAGGAAGCAGATATAAGCCAGGTAAATACACAATAGAGTTTTACTGTGATGGTAGAAAAATCGGTGTAGGAGCATTAACGTTGTCTAAATAAGTATTAAAAGGAAAATATAGAAAGCATGTCTGATCATTCAGGCATGCTTTTTTTATAATGATTATTAATAAGAGCATATAAGAGGTGAAAGATTATAAAAAATACTTTATTATCCCGGCTGAACCGGAGGAAGTGTTTGCTGCATTAACAAACCCTGCGACCATCCAGCTTTGGTCAGGAGAGCCAGCAGAGATGTCCACTGTTCCTGGGTCTGACTTTTCTCTTTGGGATGGAAGTATTTCCGGAAGAAATATAGAATTTACAGAAGGTAAAAAAATTGTGCAGGAATGGTTTTTTGGAGATCAGGAAACTGAATCTATCGTAACAATAATTCTACACCAGGATAAAAAAGGAACCTCTGTAGAACTGAGACATACCAATATACCTGACGAAGATTACAACGATATTGTAGAAGGTTGGAATGAAGTA
Protein-coding sequences here:
- a CDS encoding SRPBCC domain-containing protein; this encodes MKDYKKYFIIPAEPEEVFAALTNPATIQLWSGEPAEMSTVPGSDFSLWDGSISGRNIEFTEGKKIVQEWFFGDQETESIVTIILHQDKKGTSVELRHTNIPDEDYNDIVEGWNEVYFGALQDFYQGE